One Sporomusaceae bacterium ACPt DNA window includes the following coding sequences:
- the cstA_1 gene encoding Peptide transporter CstA: MNSINLLVVSLCFFLLAYRYYSAFISAKVLALNDANITPAYRCNDGREFVPTNKWVLFGHHFAAIAGAGPLVGPVLAAQYGWGPGFMWILLGSVFAGAVHDFIILFASIRHNGQSLAVIARREVGPLTGVTTSLSVLFIIIVALAGLAIVVVNALFKNPWGVYTLFMTIPIAVAVGLYMFKIAPGSIRSGSIAGFLLVLAAVFTGHWLSPGQPWAGLASIFDLTKQQLSIALPLYGFFAAVLPVWLLLAPRDYLSSYMKIGTVLALALGILIVQPTVNMPMTTRFIDGGGPIIPGPWWPYVFITIACGAISGFHSLISSGTTPKMIELESQSRIIAYGGMLTEGFVAIMALISAVVLMPGDYFAINSPAAVFAKLGIPTVEINELSRLVQMDVAHRPGGAVSLAVGMAHIFSTIGGMKHLMSYWYQFAIMFEALFILTTIDAGTRVARYILQDILGTYMYAPLKKTNWWPGILFTSAIVTYCWGYLLYSGDVASIWPLFGVANQLLAVVALALGTTIILKIAPKKSYAWVTFAPLCFLAVTVIAAGIMNVQMFFKRSDALGNTNGTISVILIVLVVVTLLDSIRVWLNLLKNDKPVGMNTEISIVSCPVNTTKPNIPS, translated from the coding sequence ATGAATTCAATCAATTTACTGGTAGTAAGCTTATGTTTCTTCCTATTAGCGTACCGCTATTATTCAGCCTTCATTTCTGCCAAGGTACTGGCTCTCAATGACGCCAATATTACTCCCGCATATCGTTGCAATGATGGTCGTGAATTTGTACCAACTAATAAGTGGGTGCTCTTTGGTCACCATTTTGCTGCTATAGCCGGTGCTGGACCACTGGTGGGCCCGGTTCTTGCAGCTCAATATGGCTGGGGTCCCGGCTTCATGTGGATCTTATTGGGTTCAGTTTTTGCTGGCGCAGTTCATGATTTTATTATTCTGTTTGCTTCTATCAGACATAACGGTCAGTCACTGGCAGTTATCGCACGTCGCGAGGTTGGACCATTGACTGGTGTCACCACTTCACTCTCTGTTCTATTCATCATCATCGTAGCTCTCGCTGGTCTGGCCATTGTTGTTGTTAATGCCTTATTCAAAAATCCTTGGGGCGTATATACGCTGTTCATGACTATTCCAATTGCCGTTGCCGTTGGTTTGTACATGTTTAAAATAGCTCCTGGCTCTATCCGCTCGGGTTCGATTGCCGGATTCCTCTTAGTCCTGGCGGCAGTATTTACCGGCCACTGGTTGAGCCCCGGCCAACCGTGGGCTGGTCTAGCGAGTATCTTCGACCTTACCAAACAGCAATTATCCATAGCTTTGCCACTTTACGGCTTTTTTGCCGCTGTATTACCGGTATGGCTGCTCTTAGCTCCCCGCGACTACCTGAGTTCATACATGAAGATTGGCACAGTATTGGCTCTGGCACTTGGCATTCTGATTGTTCAACCAACTGTCAATATGCCCATGACTACTCGGTTTATCGATGGCGGCGGACCCATCATCCCTGGGCCATGGTGGCCATATGTATTCATTACTATTGCCTGTGGCGCAATTTCCGGGTTCCACTCACTCATCAGTTCAGGCACTACGCCTAAGATGATTGAACTGGAATCTCAATCCCGGATCATCGCCTATGGCGGTATGCTTACCGAAGGTTTTGTTGCTATTATGGCGCTTATTTCGGCCGTTGTGCTTATGCCTGGCGACTATTTTGCCATCAATAGCCCGGCAGCTGTCTTTGCTAAACTTGGTATTCCTACTGTTGAAATCAACGAACTGTCACGTCTGGTGCAAATGGATGTTGCGCACCGTCCTGGCGGCGCGGTATCGCTGGCAGTTGGTATGGCGCACATCTTCTCAACAATCGGGGGCATGAAACATCTCATGAGCTATTGGTATCAATTTGCCATCATGTTTGAAGCCCTGTTTATTCTTACCACTATTGACGCCGGTACCCGCGTAGCCCGTTATATCCTTCAGGATATTCTCGGTACTTACATGTACGCTCCGCTTAAAAAGACCAACTGGTGGCCTGGCATTCTTTTTACCAGCGCCATTGTAACCTATTGCTGGGGCTATCTCCTTTACAGCGGTGACGTTGCCAGTATTTGGCCACTGTTTGGCGTTGCCAACCAACTCTTAGCCGTAGTGGCTTTAGCACTGGGCACTACAATCATCCTCAAAATTGCCCCGAAAAAGTCTTATGCCTGGGTAACCTTTGCACCACTTTGTTTTCTAGCGGTTACTGTTATTGCGGCAGGCATAATGAATGTCCAGATGTTCTTTAAACGGAGCGATGCTCTCGGAAATACAAACGGTACAATAAGTGTTATCCTGATTGTACTTGTCGTTGTTACTTTGCTTGACTCTATAAGAGTGTGGCTTAACCTGTTAAAGAACGATAAACCGGTTGGCATGAACACCGAAATTTCTATCGTATCATGTCCGGTTAACACGACCAAACCTAACATTCCAAGCTAA
- the ypdB_1 gene encoding Transcriptional regulatory protein YpdB yields the protein MGDQLRPIRVIIVDDEEPARSELRYLLEHFAEVEIVGEFSSGEEAVSAVISFNPHLVFIDIEMPGLNGIQTAEKISSTHSAPLLVFATAHEEFAVKAFDLNAVDYLLKPFSFKRVTKCIEKVRNLLASAMPANPKKRDTELSQTYNLQKLAIEHNGKVTVIDTRDIVAAYCTEGQLSIHTPGKCYYSNMPLQDLQSRLDERLFFRTHRAYLVNIEKIREIIPWFNGTYNLILDGLTVEVPVSRQQVPKLKKIFGL from the coding sequence ATGGGTGACCAATTACGTCCAATCAGAGTTATTATCGTAGACGACGAAGAACCGGCCCGCAGCGAATTAAGGTATTTACTAGAACATTTTGCCGAAGTAGAAATAGTTGGTGAATTCAGCAGCGGAGAAGAAGCTGTCAGCGCTGTCATTTCCTTTAATCCGCATTTAGTTTTCATAGATATTGAAATGCCTGGACTAAACGGCATTCAAACAGCAGAGAAAATTAGTTCAACGCATAGTGCACCTTTACTTGTTTTTGCTACAGCTCATGAAGAGTTCGCCGTAAAAGCTTTTGACCTCAATGCTGTAGACTATCTGCTAAAACCATTTTCATTCAAGCGAGTAACCAAATGTATTGAAAAAGTTCGTAACTTGCTGGCAAGTGCTATGCCTGCCAACCCTAAAAAACGGGATACCGAATTAAGCCAAACCTATAATCTTCAAAAACTGGCGATTGAGCACAATGGCAAAGTAACAGTTATCGACACCCGGGATATTGTTGCTGCGTATTGCACGGAAGGTCAACTGTCTATCCATACGCCAGGCAAATGTTATTATTCCAACATGCCCCTGCAAGATTTACAGTCTCGCCTGGATGAACGATTATTTTTTCGTACGCATCGTGCCTATCTTGTCAATATTGAAAAGATAAGGGAGATAATCCCTTGGTTTAATGGAACATATAATCTTATTTTGGACGGATTGACGGTAGAAGTGCCGGTTAGCCGGCAACAGGTACCCAAGCTAAAAAAAATATTCGGATTGTAA
- the ypdA gene encoding Sensor histidine kinase YpdA — MVLIMDNNMINTLHGSLSIILVQRIAIIAVFAYVLSHTRAFRLIFKEHTTALEKLALVFIFSLISIAGTYFGIPIEGALANVRDTGTIVAGLLSGPLVGIATGLISGLHRIYLGGFTALECGITTILGGIVAGYIHKRTKPKAPEWITGIITGIGVILFSMGFILLSAKPYEAAWSLVSKIAIPMSIANALGIAIFMIIIHNAQQHQTKIAALQTHKALKIANATLPHFRQGLNSTSADKVAANILSMTSAAAVAITDLERVLTHIGLGSDHHAKGMQVFTKLTKSCLAQGKVTVAQTQEEIGCTSPACPLKSAIVVPLHCRDELVGTLKIYYAREEALTPLDIEFAQGLGQVFSTQLEVAALQHKAELAAKAELKALRAQINPHFLFNALNTIVSFCRTNPEKARSLLIELSEFFRRSLKTARDFVTLKEELEHVDSYLILEQARFGRRLNIEQDIDPRTLDILIPTFILQPLVENAVKHGLLPKAEGGTIKISAHKIGNQVDIKIVDSGQGMSSAIQKQILEYGFGKGAGVGLTNVNERLKAIYGPKYALTINSEFGQGTTVILHIPIDVEVVVNG; from the coding sequence ATGGTATTAATTATGGACAATAACATGATCAATACCTTACACGGTAGTTTGTCAATAATCTTAGTCCAACGCATAGCCATAATTGCCGTTTTTGCTTATGTATTGTCACATACCCGGGCTTTTCGCCTGATATTTAAAGAACACACCACCGCCCTTGAAAAGCTGGCACTGGTGTTTATCTTTTCACTGATATCAATTGCCGGTACGTATTTTGGCATACCTATCGAAGGAGCTTTGGCTAATGTTCGCGACACCGGCACAATTGTTGCCGGTTTGTTATCAGGACCGTTGGTAGGCATAGCCACTGGTCTGATAAGTGGTCTACACCGCATTTACCTGGGCGGTTTTACCGCCCTGGAGTGTGGCATAACCACCATACTTGGTGGTATTGTAGCCGGCTACATACATAAGCGTACCAAACCCAAGGCTCCTGAATGGATTACCGGCATTATTACCGGTATTGGTGTTATTTTATTCAGCATGGGGTTCATCTTATTGTCCGCTAAGCCTTATGAAGCGGCATGGTCGTTGGTTAGTAAGATCGCTATTCCCATGTCAATAGCCAATGCTTTGGGCATAGCGATTTTTATGATTATTATTCACAACGCCCAGCAGCATCAGACAAAAATTGCTGCCCTGCAAACGCACAAGGCACTGAAAATAGCCAACGCCACTTTACCGCATTTTCGCCAGGGATTAAACTCTACTTCAGCCGACAAAGTAGCCGCCAACATATTAAGCATGACTTCAGCCGCCGCAGTGGCTATTACAGACCTTGAACGGGTTTTAACCCATATTGGCTTAGGTAGTGATCATCACGCCAAGGGTATGCAGGTATTTACTAAATTAACTAAATCCTGTTTGGCTCAAGGAAAAGTTACCGTTGCCCAAACTCAGGAAGAAATTGGCTGCACCTCGCCGGCCTGTCCACTTAAATCGGCAATCGTTGTGCCGCTTCACTGCCGTGATGAACTTGTCGGCACCCTAAAAATTTACTATGCCCGTGAAGAAGCCCTTACGCCCCTTGATATAGAATTTGCGCAGGGCTTGGGACAAGTATTCAGTACTCAGCTTGAAGTAGCCGCACTGCAACATAAGGCTGAATTGGCAGCAAAAGCTGAACTTAAAGCTCTCCGTGCCCAGATCAACCCTCATTTTTTATTTAACGCGCTTAATACCATTGTATCGTTCTGCCGCACAAATCCGGAAAAAGCCCGTAGCCTGTTGATTGAGTTAAGTGAATTTTTCCGCCGCAGTCTCAAGACTGCCCGTGATTTTGTAACACTAAAAGAAGAACTTGAGCATGTAGATTCATACTTAATTCTAGAGCAGGCCCGGTTTGGCCGGCGACTGAATATTGAACAGGATATTGATCCAAGAACTCTCGACATACTTATCCCAACTTTTATTCTCCAGCCGCTCGTTGAGAATGCAGTCAAACACGGGCTGTTGCCTAAAGCAGAGGGGGGTACCATTAAAATATCAGCTCATAAAATTGGCAATCAAGTTGATATTAAAATCGTTGACAGCGGTCAAGGGATGTCCTCTGCCATACAAAAACAGATTTTGGAATATGGGTTCGGCAAAGGTGCCGGAGTAGGGCTGACTAATGTTAATGAACGGTTGAAAGCCATATACGGACCGAAGTATGCGTTAACTATTAACAGCGAGTTTGGACAGGGAACAACAGTAATACTTCATATTCCCATTGATGTGGAGGTCGTAGTTAATGGGTGA
- the plsC gene encoding 1-acyl-sn-glycerol-3-phosphate acyltransferase, translated as MLYSLLHFLLATFFSVVFRWKVTGTENIPATGGVIIAANHVSLWDPPVVGTAIPRRIHFMAKEELFVNPIFRWLITKLGAFPVRRGKADRTAIRTALTLLENGSVLGIFPEGTRSKTGKLGVPEPGLAMLALKAGVPIVPAAVTGTNKVFRDGHLLPKFKVSFGKPLVLRRSTDGNDSLEAMSNTVMTEIAQLLEKETNSYNKIS; from the coding sequence GTGTTATATAGTTTGTTGCATTTTTTGCTGGCTACATTTTTCTCGGTTGTCTTCCGCTGGAAAGTGACTGGCACCGAGAACATTCCTGCTACCGGCGGAGTCATCATCGCGGCAAACCATGTAAGTCTCTGGGATCCTCCGGTTGTTGGCACCGCTATACCCCGGCGGATCCATTTTATGGCCAAAGAAGAATTGTTTGTTAATCCCATATTTAGGTGGCTAATCACTAAGTTAGGTGCGTTTCCCGTCCGTCGCGGCAAAGCTGACCGGACAGCAATCCGCACAGCTTTGACTCTCCTCGAAAATGGCTCTGTTCTCGGAATATTCCCCGAGGGTACCCGTAGCAAAACCGGTAAACTGGGCGTGCCAGAACCTGGCCTAGCTATGCTGGCACTAAAGGCAGGAGTCCCTATAGTGCCGGCAGCCGTAACCGGGACCAACAAAGTATTTCGGGATGGTCATTTACTGCCAAAATTCAAGGTTTCATTTGGTAAACCGCTTGTATTGAGGCGGAGTACTGATGGAAACGACAGTCTGGAAGCAATGAGTAATACAGTTATGACAGAAATTGCGCAATTGTTGGAAAAAGAAACTAATTCTTACAACAAAATTAGTTAA
- the cmk gene encoding Cytidylate kinase has protein sequence MKRLIVAIDGPAGAGKSTVAKLAAQRLGYTYIDTGAMYRAVAWQALNDRIEPDNESIARLAHKIDLKLSYADGKTEVLVNGKDITDAIRTPEVSRLVSKVAQVPALRDVMLKLQRNMAAQGGVVMDGRDIGTHVLPNADIKIFLTASISERAKRRWLELKARGYNIDLAELEAEIACRDKQDCERDIAPLIAATDAITIDTTKLTINDTVKKIIELCKERQTSVI, from the coding sequence ATGAAACGCTTAATTGTTGCAATCGACGGACCAGCTGGAGCAGGAAAAAGCACAGTAGCCAAGCTTGCCGCCCAGCGTCTGGGCTACACTTATATCGATACCGGCGCAATGTACCGCGCCGTAGCCTGGCAGGCCTTAAATGACCGCATTGAGCCTGATAATGAGTCAATTGCCCGTTTGGCTCACAAAATTGATTTGAAACTATCCTATGCTGACGGCAAAACTGAAGTATTGGTAAACGGTAAGGACATCACCGACGCGATCCGCACACCTGAGGTTAGCCGTTTGGTGTCCAAAGTGGCGCAAGTTCCGGCGCTACGGGATGTTATGCTAAAGCTGCAACGGAATATGGCCGCCCAGGGCGGGGTAGTTATGGACGGACGGGATATTGGCACTCACGTTTTGCCCAATGCCGACATTAAAATTTTTTTAACGGCATCAATATCGGAACGGGCCAAACGCCGCTGGCTGGAACTGAAGGCCAGGGGATATAATATTGATTTAGCTGAACTGGAAGCCGAAATTGCCTGCCGGGACAAGCAGGATTGTGAACGTGACATTGCCCCGTTGATTGCGGCTACAGACGCGATTACGATCGATACCACTAAATTAACCATAAATGATACTGTGAAAAAAATAATCGAATTATGCAAGGAGAGACAAACGAGTGTTATATAG
- the aroA1 gene encoding 3-phosphoshikimate 1-carboxyvinyltransferase 1: protein MGEIINIKPTNSLAGKVDIPGDKSISHRSIMLAGLADTPVTVTNFLHAADCWSTIDCMRKLGVTVAQDTAGVLTVTGRGFYGLSEPHDVLDAGNSGTTIRLLTGLLAAQPFFTVLTGDASLRKRPMARVITPLSKMGLKITGREQSRYAPLAISPAEQVIGIEYDMPVASAQVKSALLLAALFATSSTVINEPMPSRDHTERMLETFGVPVKRTGTAITIEPVEGLTAPESINVPGDISSAAFWLIAASIIPNSQLILVNVGINPTRTGILDVLKQMGANITVTNERWSGREPVADIVVRSAKLNGVIIEPEIIPRLVDEIPVLAVAALFAEGQTVVQGAEELRVKETDRLRAIALELGKMGAKITETTDGLVIKGPQKLNFAICHSHHDHRMAMALAVAGIAAQGVEIEEPSCVKISYPDFFAVLSRLRQD from the coding sequence ATGGGAGAAATAATTAATATTAAACCTACTAACAGCTTAGCAGGAAAAGTCGATATCCCTGGCGACAAGTCAATATCCCACCGCAGCATTATGTTAGCCGGTCTGGCTGATACCCCGGTAACGGTAACCAATTTTCTCCATGCCGCTGACTGCTGGTCTACAATTGATTGTATGCGAAAGTTAGGGGTTACGGTAGCACAGGATACAGCCGGCGTACTTACAGTTACAGGACGTGGGTTTTATGGATTGAGCGAACCCCATGATGTGCTTGATGCCGGAAATTCCGGTACAACCATTCGGCTTTTAACAGGTTTATTAGCCGCCCAGCCCTTTTTTACTGTCCTAACCGGTGATGCATCACTCAGAAAACGTCCTATGGCCAGAGTCATAACCCCGCTCTCTAAAATGGGGTTGAAAATAACCGGGCGCGAGCAATCGCGTTATGCGCCACTGGCTATCAGCCCGGCCGAACAAGTTATTGGCATTGAATATGATATGCCGGTTGCCAGCGCACAAGTCAAGTCGGCTCTATTACTGGCCGCTTTGTTTGCTACCAGTTCTACCGTTATTAATGAACCTATGCCGTCACGTGACCATACAGAGCGGATGCTTGAAACATTTGGCGTTCCAGTCAAACGAACAGGAACGGCCATTACAATTGAACCGGTAGAAGGGCTTACCGCACCTGAATCAATCAATGTGCCAGGCGACATTAGCTCAGCTGCCTTTTGGCTGATAGCGGCATCGATTATTCCAAATAGCCAGCTTATTCTGGTCAATGTTGGCATTAACCCGACTCGTACTGGTATTCTTGATGTACTAAAACAAATGGGCGCAAATATCACTGTCACCAATGAACGTTGGAGCGGTCGCGAACCGGTGGCTGATATTGTAGTTAGGTCGGCCAAACTAAACGGCGTAATAATTGAACCTGAAATAATTCCCCGGCTAGTTGACGAAATTCCTGTACTAGCTGTTGCCGCTCTGTTTGCTGAGGGCCAAACAGTTGTACAGGGTGCCGAAGAACTGCGGGTAAAAGAGACCGACCGACTACGGGCTATTGCTTTGGAACTTGGCAAAATGGGAGCTAAAATCACTGAGACTACCGATGGCCTGGTTATTAAAGGGCCGCAAAAGCTTAACTTTGCTATTTGCCATTCTCACCACGACCATCGAATGGCCATGGCTTTAGCAGTTGCCGGCATTGCCGCTCAAGGTGTCGAAATTGAAGAGCCAAGCTGTGTAAAAATATCTTATCCTGACTTTTTTGCCGTTCTTTCCAGGTTAAGGCAAGATTAA
- the aroF_1 gene encoding Phospho-2-dehydro-3-deoxyheptonate aldolase, whose product MIIMMNAPTAEQINRVLDKLRHMGLDGHSITSADKTIITASGDLSACNPELFERMPGVNKVVIVGTPYKLVSREFQSKNTVVSIGDVRFGGDGIPVIAGPCAVESYEQLYQAGVSAKAAGAAMLRGGAYKPRTSPYSFQGLEKYGLEIIKTVGREVGLPVVSEVTDPRKVELIAEHVDMLQIGTRNMQNFVLLKEVALSKKPVLLKRGLAATIEEWLMAAEHIMSGGNSQIVLCERGIRTFETYTRNTLDLNAIPVIKHLSHLPVIVDPSHGTGSWRWVSPMAKAAIGAGADGLLIEIHPCPEEALSDGPQSLTLANFAQLMAELDALAIVLGRSINK is encoded by the coding sequence ATGATTATAATGATGAACGCACCCACCGCTGAACAAATTAACCGAGTATTAGACAAACTACGCCATATGGGTTTGGATGGTCACTCGATAACCAGCGCGGATAAAACAATCATTACTGCCAGTGGTGATTTATCGGCCTGTAATCCGGAATTATTTGAAAGAATGCCAGGAGTAAATAAGGTTGTCATTGTTGGAACACCGTATAAACTAGTCAGTCGGGAATTTCAAAGTAAAAATACCGTAGTTAGCATTGGTGACGTCCGTTTTGGCGGTGATGGCATTCCTGTCATAGCCGGACCATGTGCTGTCGAAAGCTATGAGCAGCTTTACCAGGCAGGAGTAAGTGCCAAAGCCGCAGGAGCCGCTATGCTCAGGGGAGGAGCGTATAAACCGCGTACATCACCTTATAGTTTCCAGGGCCTGGAAAAATATGGGCTGGAAATTATTAAGACTGTTGGCCGTGAAGTAGGACTGCCAGTTGTTTCCGAAGTGACTGACCCACGCAAAGTTGAGTTGATTGCTGAACATGTTGATATGCTCCAAATTGGCACACGAAACATGCAAAACTTTGTACTGTTAAAAGAAGTAGCTTTGAGCAAAAAGCCAGTGTTGCTCAAGCGTGGACTTGCCGCTACTATTGAAGAATGGCTAATGGCAGCCGAACATATAATGTCAGGAGGCAATAGCCAGATTGTATTGTGCGAGCGGGGCATCCGCACTTTTGAAACTTATACGCGTAACACACTTGATTTAAATGCCATCCCGGTAATAAAACACTTAAGCCATTTACCTGTTATCGTTGATCCCAGCCATGGAACAGGAAGTTGGCGATGGGTAAGCCCAATGGCCAAAGCGGCTATTGGCGCCGGCGCTGACGGTCTATTGATTGAAATTCATCCGTGTCCGGAAGAGGCTTTGTCTGATGGGCCCCAGTCACTGACTCTTGCCAACTTCGCTCAACTTATGGCCGAATTAGATGCTTTAGCCATTGTGCTCGGGCGTTCGATAAATAAATAA
- the baiN gene encoding 3-dehydro-bile acid delta(4,6)-reductase, translated as MKHVLIIGGGAAGLMAAVSAARHGARVTVLEKMNDIGRKLLITGKGRCNITNNSDIPELIKNMPGNGAFLYSALHAFSNQDLVEFFHSSGLPTKIERGGRIFPVSDQARDVVKTFTKVLAKFDVNIVTNKTVKKLIIDNSHIYGVSTQDAEYRADAVILATGGASYPGTGSSGDGYRLAQAAGHTIVPIKPSLVPLEVEEEWVTELQGLALKNVTATVVFAGKKVADEFGEMLFTHYGLSGPIILSLSKKVSELLTATNGQEVSIEINLKPALTAETLDKRIQRDFTKFTKKQLKNALHELLPAKLIPVIIDLAFINPDKFVHQITKEERIRLLHKLHHLTFTIAKTRPVTEAIVTAGGVSTKEINSRTMESKLISRLFFAGEVIDIDGFTGGFNLQAAFSTGYVAGKYAATIQNQQ; from the coding sequence ATGAAGCATGTTCTTATTATCGGCGGCGGCGCAGCCGGCTTGATGGCGGCAGTTAGCGCGGCCCGGCATGGAGCTAGAGTAACCGTGCTTGAAAAAATGAATGACATTGGTCGTAAATTGCTGATTACTGGTAAAGGCCGTTGCAATATCACCAATAACTCTGATATTCCGGAACTGATAAAAAATATGCCCGGCAATGGCGCATTCTTATATAGCGCACTTCATGCTTTCAGCAATCAGGATTTAGTAGAGTTTTTTCATAGTTCCGGACTACCAACCAAGATAGAGCGTGGTGGACGCATTTTTCCGGTTAGCGATCAAGCCCGGGACGTGGTTAAAACTTTTACAAAAGTGTTGGCTAAATTTGATGTCAACATAGTTACCAATAAAACAGTTAAAAAGCTCATTATTGACAACAGCCACATTTACGGCGTGTCGACACAAGACGCCGAATACAGAGCAGATGCCGTGATTTTGGCCACCGGCGGCGCATCTTATCCGGGAACAGGTTCTTCCGGCGATGGCTACCGATTGGCCCAGGCCGCCGGGCACACCATCGTGCCCATCAAACCGTCATTAGTACCACTGGAAGTTGAAGAAGAGTGGGTGACCGAATTACAGGGCTTGGCGCTAAAAAATGTTACAGCTACGGTAGTTTTTGCTGGGAAAAAAGTCGCTGATGAGTTTGGTGAAATGTTATTTACTCATTATGGCTTGTCCGGACCTATTATTTTATCACTCAGTAAAAAGGTATCAGAGTTGTTAACAGCCACAAATGGGCAGGAAGTGTCTATTGAGATAAATCTTAAACCAGCGTTAACTGCCGAAACGTTGGACAAGCGCATTCAGCGGGACTTTACCAAATTTACCAAAAAGCAACTTAAGAATGCGCTACATGAGCTTCTTCCTGCCAAACTTATACCGGTTATTATTGATTTGGCCTTTATCAATCCGGATAAATTTGTACACCAGATTACCAAAGAGGAACGTATCCGGTTACTTCATAAACTGCATCATTTGACTTTCACAATAGCCAAAACCAGACCGGTAACTGAAGCTATAGTAACAGCCGGCGGTGTTAGCACAAAAGAAATTAATTCGCGTACTATGGAATCAAAACTTATATCCAGGCTGTTTTTTGCAGGCGAAGTAATTGATATTGACGGGTTTACAGGCGGATTTAATTTACAAGCAGCATTCTCCACAGGCTACGTAGCGGGTAAATATGCAGCTACCATCCAAAACCAACAGTAA
- the rluB gene encoding Ribosomal large subunit pseudouridine synthase B codes for MLERLQKVIAQAGIASRRDAEELIKAGRVTVNNIVVTELGTKIEPKRDKVAVDGKPLTAEKYVYVLLNKPKGVVTTLEDPRGRKTVADLVANIPERIYPVGRLDYNTEGLLIMTNDGDLTYALTHPSHEIAKTYLAKVEGYPPEEKLDLLRAGIKLEDGITAPAKINIVAVDREKGLTTLEIIIKEGKNRQIRRMCEAIGYPVKNLKRVKIAFLTLEGLRRGQYRQLLPGEVEELKRLGKKKNG; via the coding sequence ATGCTGGAACGTTTGCAGAAAGTAATTGCTCAAGCAGGTATTGCTTCGCGGCGTGATGCAGAAGAGCTCATTAAGGCCGGCAGGGTAACTGTCAACAATATAGTAGTTACTGAGCTTGGTACTAAGATTGAGCCAAAGCGAGACAAGGTCGCCGTCGATGGCAAACCGCTAACAGCCGAAAAATATGTCTATGTTTTGTTGAACAAACCCAAAGGCGTGGTTACCACCCTTGAAGACCCCCGGGGCCGAAAAACGGTGGCCGACCTTGTTGCCAATATTCCGGAAAGAATTTATCCGGTTGGCAGATTGGATTATAATACCGAGGGACTATTAATCATGACCAATGACGGTGATCTAACCTATGCCTTAACCCACCCTAGCCACGAAATAGCCAAAACTTATTTAGCCAAGGTGGAAGGTTATCCGCCTGAAGAAAAGCTAGATTTGCTCCGGGCAGGAATTAAACTGGAGGATGGTATTACCGCCCCAGCCAAAATTAACATTGTAGCAGTCGACCGTGAGAAAGGACTAACTACTTTGGAAATTATTATTAAAGAAGGTAAAAATCGCCAAATCCGCAGGATGTGTGAAGCTATCGGTTATCCGGTTAAAAACTTGAAACGAGTTAAAATTGCTTTCTTAACACTTGAGGGGCTTCGTCGGGGGCAGTACCGCCAACTGCTTCCTGGTGAGGTCGAAGAACTGAAACGCCTGGGCAAGAAAAAAAACGGATAA